From the Candidatus Izemoplasmatales bacterium genome, one window contains:
- the buk gene encoding butyrate kinase encodes MDYLILVINPGSTSTKVAVFINDKLIQEHVLKHDAETLKQFPTVAHQKDFRKQIILDFLAEHRYTPENIDVFVGRGGMLKPLRNSGTYLVTKTMVDDLSVGRYGYHASNLGAMIAYELAEPLNRPAYIVNPVVIDEMEDIARVSGLSGIERVSIFHALNHKAIAKRHAKVVGRDYEDLTMIIAHLGGGISVGLHDHGRVVDVNNALGGTGPFSPERAGTVPTYPLVDMCYSGRYAIGDVKKMLAGQGGLVSYLGTSNGLEIKRRIEAGDETARFYLDAMAYQVAKEIGSLYFVAGGKVDAIILTGGLAYNPMFVDMIKARVQPIFPVTVYPGEDEMRALAEGTLRVLTKQEKLQVYR; translated from the coding sequence ATGGACTATCTGATTCTCGTCATTAACCCCGGCTCGACCTCGACGAAGGTCGCCGTCTTCATCAACGACAAGCTCATCCAGGAGCACGTCCTGAAGCACGACGCGGAGACGCTCAAGCAGTTTCCGACGGTCGCCCACCAGAAGGACTTCCGGAAGCAGATCATCCTCGACTTCCTCGCCGAGCACCGCTACACGCCCGAAAACATCGACGTCTTCGTCGGCCGCGGGGGGATGCTGAAACCGCTGAGGAACAGCGGCACCTACCTCGTCACGAAGACGATGGTCGACGACCTTTCCGTCGGCCGCTACGGCTATCATGCCAGCAACCTCGGCGCGATGATCGCCTATGAGCTCGCCGAACCGCTCAACCGTCCGGCCTACATCGTGAACCCGGTCGTGATCGACGAGATGGAGGACATCGCCCGCGTCTCCGGCCTGTCCGGGATCGAGCGAGTCTCGATCTTCCACGCCCTCAACCACAAGGCGATCGCCAAGCGCCACGCCAAGGTCGTCGGCCGCGACTACGAGGACCTGACGATGATCATCGCCCATCTCGGCGGCGGGATCTCCGTCGGTCTGCACGACCACGGCCGCGTCGTCGACGTGAACAACGCCCTCGGCGGCACCGGCCCGTTCTCGCCGGAGCGCGCCGGCACGGTCCCGACCTATCCGCTCGTGGACATGTGCTATTCCGGCAGGTACGCGATCGGCGACGTCAAGAAGATGCTTGCGGGCCAGGGCGGACTCGTCTCCTATCTCGGGACCTCGAACGGTCTTGAGATCAAGCGCCGCATCGAGGCGGGCGACGAGACCGCGCGGTTCTATCTCGACGCGATGGCCTATCAGGTCGCCAAGGAGATCGGCTCGCTCTACTTCGTCGCCGGCGGAAAGGTCGACGCGATCATCCTCACCGGCGGCCTCGCGTACAACCCGATGTTCGTCGACATGATCAAGGCCCGCGTCCAGCCGATCTTCCCGGTCACCGTCTATCCCGGCGAGGACGAGATGCGCGCGCTCGCCGAAGGGACCCTGCGCGTCCTCACCAAACAGGAGAAGCTGCAGGTCTACCGCTGA
- a CDS encoding bifunctional enoyl-CoA hydratase/phosphate acetyltransferase, producing MLEKVSDLFRLTEGLRPYRLAVVCAHDEFVVDAVAMAAERGLVEPILIGRLAEIAELACRFKMKKPFEIVDKPDDESAVRHGIDLVNRGEADILMKGLVDTKVLLKGVVNSEWGIKDAPLLSHVGIVSVPLVDRVLFATDGAMNIAPSVAEKTLLIENAVKLARTLGYDRPKVGLVSAVEKVNPKIASTLDADEVKKTFALRGDCGFDVDGPFAIDNLVSADSVRHKGLSGPVAGRADILVFPNLDGGNVFYKTAVFLAGAEAAGLVIGARVPIVLTSRADAPETKLHSIALAVVYGHGLSDSRH from the coding sequence ATGCTTGAGAAGGTCTCGGACCTGTTCCGCCTGACCGAGGGACTCCGTCCGTACCGTCTCGCGGTCGTCTGCGCCCACGACGAGTTCGTCGTCGACGCCGTCGCGATGGCGGCGGAACGCGGCCTTGTCGAACCGATCCTGATCGGCCGGCTCGCCGAGATCGCCGAACTGGCCTGCCGCTTCAAGATGAAGAAACCGTTTGAGATCGTCGACAAGCCCGATGACGAATCCGCCGTCCGCCACGGCATCGACCTCGTGAACAGGGGCGAGGCCGACATCCTGATGAAGGGACTCGTCGACACGAAGGTCCTCCTCAAGGGCGTCGTGAACAGCGAGTGGGGGATCAAGGACGCACCGCTCCTCTCGCACGTCGGGATCGTCTCCGTTCCGCTCGTCGACCGCGTCCTGTTCGCCACCGACGGCGCGATGAACATCGCCCCCTCCGTCGCCGAGAAGACGCTTCTGATCGAGAACGCGGTGAAGCTCGCCCGCACCCTCGGCTACGACCGCCCGAAGGTCGGACTCGTGTCCGCCGTCGAGAAGGTCAATCCCAAGATCGCGTCGACCCTCGACGCCGACGAGGTGAAGAAGACCTTCGCCCTCCGCGGCGACTGCGGCTTCGACGTCGACGGACCGTTCGCGATCGACAACCTCGTCTCCGCCGATTCGGTCCGACACAAGGGTCTTTCAGGCCCCGTGGCCGGCCGGGCCGACATCCTCGTGTTCCCCAACCTCGACGGCGGAAACGTCTTCTATAAGACGGCCGTCTTCCTCGCCGGCGCGGAAGCCGCCGGCCTCGTGATCGGCGCGCGCGTGCCGATCGTGCTCACGAGCCGGGCGGACGCCCCGGAAACGAAACTCCATTCGATCGCGCTCGCGGTGGTGTACGGACATGGACTATCTGATTCTCGTCATTAA
- a CDS encoding thiamine pyrophosphate-dependent enzyme: MEIKYRKSKGLTDKPLSYCPGCTHGIIHKLVAESLEELGVLDRTVGVASVGCSVFSYEFFNCDMIQCPHGRAAAVATGIKRTHPDDIVFTYQGDGDLASIGIAETIHAANRGENVTIIFVNNAIYGMTGGQMAPTSLIGQKTTTSPMGRDAHLHGNPIHISEMFSQIEGVAYLERCSVYNPRQVRNAKNAIKKAFTYQKEGCGFTMVEILSTCPVNWGKTPQDALKWVEEEMTKVFPMKVFRDAGVESHE, encoded by the coding sequence ATGGAAATCAAATACAGGAAGTCCAAGGGACTCACCGACAAGCCGCTGTCCTACTGCCCGGGTTGCACCCACGGCATCATCCACAAGCTCGTCGCCGAATCGCTTGAAGAGCTCGGCGTCCTCGACCGCACCGTCGGCGTCGCCTCCGTCGGCTGCTCGGTGTTCTCCTACGAATTCTTCAACTGCGACATGATCCAGTGTCCGCACGGCCGCGCCGCGGCCGTCGCCACCGGCATCAAGCGGACCCATCCCGACGACATCGTCTTCACCTACCAGGGCGACGGCGACCTCGCCTCGATCGGCATCGCCGAGACGATCCACGCCGCCAACCGCGGCGAGAACGTCACGATCATCTTCGTCAACAACGCGATCTACGGCATGACCGGCGGCCAGATGGCCCCGACCTCGCTGATCGGCCAGAAGACGACGACCTCGCCGATGGGCCGCGACGCCCATCTCCACGGCAACCCGATCCACATCTCCGAGATGTTCTCGCAGATCGAGGGCGTCGCCTACCTCGAGCGCTGCTCCGTCTACAACCCGCGCCAGGTGCGAAACGCGAAGAACGCGATCAAGAAGGCCTTCACCTATCAGAAGGAAGGCTGCGGCTTCACGATGGTCGAGATCCTCTCGACCTGCCCCGTCAACTGGGGAAAGACGCCCCAGGACGCGCTCAAGTGGGTCGAAGAAGAGATGACCAAGGTCTTCCCGATGAAGGTGTTCCGGGATGCGGGGGTGGAAAGCCATGAATGA
- a CDS encoding endonuclease/exonuclease/phosphatase family protein → MRIMTFNLRIALESDGKNAWEKRLPLLKEYLGRIRVPILCTQELDPAMTRDLLDVTPFYRAVGSPRDTGRGEGTPILYDPRKTKLVRDTTRWLSDTPGIPSTLPGSFFPRIAVEAVFETPQGKVIRVVSTHFDYGDVAVRRRQAEILLGLLDATDPKRVLPTVVAGDFNAGPDEPLHALFDSAGFRPAIPLSASPTTFHAFGHVAAAIDYVYGRNLSFTSATVPQERPEGRFLSDHDPILVAVRLR, encoded by the coding sequence ATGAGGATCATGACCTTCAATCTCCGGATCGCCCTCGAAAGCGACGGAAAGAACGCCTGGGAGAAGCGTCTCCCGCTTCTGAAGGAATATCTCGGAAGGATCCGCGTGCCGATCCTCTGCACGCAGGAACTCGATCCGGCGATGACGCGGGACCTGCTCGACGTCACGCCCTTCTACCGCGCGGTCGGTTCCCCCCGCGACACCGGCCGGGGCGAGGGGACGCCGATCCTCTATGACCCGAGGAAAACGAAGCTGGTGCGCGATACGACCCGCTGGCTGTCCGACACCCCCGGGATTCCCTCGACCCTCCCCGGCAGTTTCTTTCCGCGGATCGCGGTCGAAGCTGTCTTCGAAACGCCGCAAGGAAAGGTCATCCGGGTCGTTTCCACCCATTTCGACTACGGCGACGTCGCGGTGCGGCGCCGCCAGGCGGAGATCCTCCTCGGGCTCCTCGACGCGACCGATCCGAAGCGGGTCCTGCCGACCGTCGTCGCAGGCGATTTCAACGCCGGACCCGACGAACCGCTCCATGCCCTCTTCGACTCCGCCGGCTTCCGCCCCGCGATCCCGCTTTCGGCGTCGCCAACCACCTTTCACGCCTTCGGGCATGTTGCGGCGGCGATCGACTACGTCTACGGGAGAAACCTGTCCTTCACGTCCGCGACCGTTCCACAGGAACGGCCGGAAGGGCGCTTCCTCTCCGATCACGACCCGATCCTGGTGGCGGTGCGCCTGCGCTGA
- a CDS encoding 2-oxoacid:acceptor oxidoreductase family protein produces the protein MNDAVNVKVAGFGGQGVMMFGQMLAYSATEEEMYALWVPSYGPETRGGTANCSVIVSKKPINSPVFQKADRLVAFNLPSLQKFKDKVVPGGLVLYNSSLIKDEVAIEGVTVLAVPANDVALSLGNVQVANMVMLGAFLEATGMFMDATVDHILQKFLGERKAHLMPINRDAIAAGRGLAKGGAMPHA, from the coding sequence ATGAATGACGCCGTGAACGTGAAGGTCGCCGGCTTCGGCGGCCAGGGCGTGATGATGTTCGGGCAGATGCTCGCGTATTCGGCCACCGAGGAGGAGATGTACGCCCTCTGGGTCCCGTCCTACGGACCGGAGACCCGCGGCGGCACCGCCAACTGCTCGGTGATCGTCTCGAAGAAGCCGATCAACTCGCCCGTCTTCCAGAAGGCCGACCGTCTCGTCGCCTTCAACCTGCCGTCGCTCCAGAAGTTCAAAGACAAGGTCGTCCCGGGCGGCCTCGTGCTCTACAACTCCTCGCTCATCAAGGACGAGGTCGCGATCGAAGGCGTCACCGTCCTCGCCGTTCCGGCGAACGACGTCGCCCTCTCCCTCGGCAACGTCCAGGTCGCCAACATGGTGATGCTCGGCGCCTTCCTCGAGGCGACCGGAATGTTCATGGACGCGACCGTCGACCACATCCTCCAGAAGTTTCTCGGCGAGCGCAAGGCGCACCTGATGCCGATCAACCGGGATGCGATCGCCGCCGGCCGCGGGCTCGCGAAAGGCGGGGCGATGCCCCATGCTTGA
- a CDS encoding 4Fe-4S binding protein, which translates to MPKGRLTFEYERCKGCGLCVTFCPVKILYQDKNWMNNQGYNLIRITDEDKCIACATCALMCPDSIITVEVLK; encoded by the coding sequence ATGCCGAAAGGAAGACTCACGTTCGAGTACGAACGCTGCAAGGGCTGCGGCCTGTGCGTCACCTTCTGCCCCGTCAAGATCCTGTATCAGGACAAGAACTGGATGAACAACCAGGGCTACAACCTGATCCGGATCACCGACGAGGACAAATGCATCGCCTGCGCCACCTGCGCGCTGATGTGCCCCGACTCGATCATCACCGTGGAGGTGCTGAAATAA
- the vorB gene encoding 3-methyl-2-oxobutanoate dehydrogenase subunit VorB, which translates to MANKVLMKGNEAIALAAVKGGVEAYFGYPITPQNEVSEYLSKYMFEQGRVFLQAESEVAAINMVYGAAASGARAMTSSSSPGIALKQEGISYLAGSELPAVIVSVMRGGPGLGGIQPSQGDYYQATRGGGNGDYHTIVFAPESIQETVDVIKEAFDVADYYRNPVMILVDGLIGQMMEAVDVNKPTTKRFVPPKDWAAGGMAGHQGRNTICSLYLDPYELEAHNLKLQKKYQHATANETRFELVNMDDPDYVVVAYGTMARVVRSAIEILAKKKLNVGMIRPITLWPFPKAPFKAINRNCKGILVCEMSLGQMLDDVRIMNNGALPVAFFGRAGGVVPEPEEVAEAILHFDERRVD; encoded by the coding sequence ATGGCCAACAAAGTGCTCATGAAAGGCAACGAGGCGATCGCCCTCGCGGCCGTCAAGGGCGGTGTCGAAGCCTATTTCGGCTACCCCATCACCCCCCAGAACGAAGTCTCCGAATACCTCTCGAAGTACATGTTCGAGCAGGGACGCGTGTTCCTGCAGGCGGAATCGGAAGTCGCCGCGATCAACATGGTCTACGGCGCCGCGGCCTCCGGCGCCCGGGCGATGACGTCCTCGTCCTCGCCGGGCATCGCCCTCAAGCAGGAGGGCATCAGCTACCTCGCCGGTTCCGAACTGCCGGCCGTGATCGTCTCCGTCATGCGCGGCGGCCCCGGTCTCGGCGGCATCCAGCCGTCCCAGGGCGACTACTACCAGGCGACGCGCGGCGGCGGGAACGGCGACTACCACACGATCGTCTTCGCCCCCGAGTCGATCCAGGAGACCGTGGACGTGATCAAGGAAGCCTTCGACGTGGCCGACTACTACCGCAATCCGGTGATGATCCTCGTCGACGGCCTGATCGGCCAGATGATGGAAGCCGTCGACGTGAACAAGCCGACGACGAAGCGCTTCGTCCCGCCCAAGGACTGGGCGGCCGGCGGAATGGCCGGGCACCAGGGCCGGAACACGATCTGCTCGCTCTATCTCGACCCCTATGAGCTCGAGGCGCACAACCTGAAGCTCCAGAAGAAATACCAGCATGCGACCGCAAACGAGACCCGCTTCGAACTCGTGAACATGGACGACCCCGACTATGTCGTCGTCGCCTACGGCACGATGGCGCGCGTCGTCCGCTCCGCGATCGAGATCCTCGCGAAGAAGAAGCTGAACGTCGGGATGATCCGGCCGATCACCCTCTGGCCGTTCCCGAAGGCGCCCTTCAAGGCGATCAACCGCAACTGCAAGGGCATCCTCGTCTGCGAGATGAGCCTCGGACAGATGCTCGACGACGTCCGCATCATGAACAACGGCGCCCTGCCGGTCGCTTTCTTCGGACGCGCCGGCGGTGTCGTGCCCGAACCGGAGGAGGTCGCCGAGGCGATCCTCCACTTCGATGAGCGGAGGGTCGACTGA